One Streptomyces drozdowiczii DNA segment encodes these proteins:
- a CDS encoding MerR family transcriptional regulator, protein MSRAKAGGSEGERGSPAVPSAPEYRIEDLAHASGATVRTIRGYQDRGLLPAPERRGRANVYGPAHLSRLRQIADLLDRGYTLVSIKELLDAWETGRGLGGVLGLVAEVHGPWTDERAGRITRAQLASAFGGVADDRAIGEAIELGVLERLPGNDDEFGVPSPQELAVAAELYAAGVPLSAIAGQLRELRGQVEQIASRFLEFTTEHVFARYLGHNSPTDADADDAASMVRRLRPLAQQAVEVELARAMRMFATQHLEEHLAADAADGSVAAARDEATVSLPYSTIDAVERLVGPGGVGAFIAAASEREVNKRTLDALVPPAHGK, encoded by the coding sequence GTGAGCAGGGCGAAGGCTGGGGGCTCGGAGGGCGAACGGGGTTCTCCGGCAGTTCCGTCGGCACCCGAGTACCGGATCGAGGACCTCGCGCACGCGAGTGGTGCCACGGTCCGCACGATTCGCGGCTACCAGGACCGCGGACTGCTGCCCGCCCCGGAGCGACGGGGCCGGGCCAATGTGTACGGACCGGCCCACCTCAGCCGTCTCCGGCAGATCGCCGATCTGCTGGACCGGGGCTACACCCTGGTCAGCATCAAGGAGTTGCTGGACGCCTGGGAGACGGGGCGCGGTCTGGGCGGTGTGCTGGGGCTCGTCGCCGAGGTGCACGGTCCGTGGACCGACGAGCGGGCCGGTCGCATCACCCGAGCCCAACTCGCTTCCGCATTCGGGGGAGTGGCCGATGACCGGGCCATCGGCGAGGCGATCGAGCTCGGCGTACTCGAACGCCTGCCGGGAAACGACGACGAGTTCGGCGTGCCCAGCCCCCAGGAACTCGCGGTCGCGGCTGAGTTGTACGCGGCGGGCGTGCCGCTGTCCGCGATTGCCGGGCAGCTGCGGGAACTTCGCGGGCAGGTCGAGCAGATAGCTTCGCGCTTCCTGGAGTTCACGACTGAGCATGTCTTCGCCCGGTACCTCGGCCACAACTCACCGACCGACGCCGATGCCGACGACGCGGCCTCGATGGTGAGGCGGTTGAGACCGCTCGCCCAGCAGGCCGTGGAAGTCGAACTCGCTCGCGCGATGAGGATGTTCGCGACGCAACACCTGGAGGAACATCTCGCCGCGGATGCAGCCGACGGGTCGGTAGCCGCTGCCCGGGACGAGGCGACCGTGAGCCTTCCGTACTCGACAATCGACGCGGTCGAGCGCCTGGTTGGGCCGGGCGGCGTCGGCGCCTTCATCGCCGCCGCCTCGGAACGGGAGGTGAACAAAAGGACGTTGGACGCCCTCGTCCCACCAGCCCACGGAAAGTGA
- a CDS encoding RNA 2'-phosphotransferase, which yields MDERRTVKVSKYVSKHLRHQPERIGLTLDAHGWVPIEELLSAAARHHFPISRAELDHVVASNDKQRFAVDADRIRASQGHTVAVDLGLPPAEPPAYLYHGTVGRSLDAIRAEGLRPMNRTHVHLSPDRETATRVGARRGRPVVLSVEAGAMHRAGHTFWVSANGVWLTDAVPAEFLRLPG from the coding sequence ATGGATGAAAGACGCACCGTCAAGGTGTCCAAGTACGTCTCCAAGCACCTGCGGCACCAGCCCGAGCGGATCGGGCTCACGCTCGACGCCCACGGCTGGGTGCCGATCGAGGAGCTGCTGAGCGCGGCGGCCCGTCATCACTTCCCGATCAGCAGGGCGGAGCTCGACCATGTGGTCGCCTCCAACGACAAGCAGCGCTTCGCCGTCGACGCCGACCGCATCCGGGCGAGCCAGGGACACACCGTGGCCGTGGACCTGGGGCTGCCGCCGGCCGAACCGCCCGCGTACCTCTACCACGGTACGGTCGGCCGTTCCCTGGACGCGATCCGAGCCGAGGGGCTGCGCCCGATGAACCGGACCCATGTGCATCTCTCGCCCGACCGCGAGACCGCTACCCGCGTGGGGGCCCGGCGCGGGCGCCCCGTCGTGCTGTCCGTCGAGGCGGGCGCCATGCACCGCGCGGGCCACACGTTCTGGGTCAGCGCCAACGGGGTGTGGCTCACGGATGCCGTGCCCGCCGAGTTCCTGCGCCTGCCGGGCTGA
- a CDS encoding LLM class flavin-dependent oxidoreductase: MRLSTVILPIHRWHEGGRERWRRAEELGFHAAYTYDHLSWRAFRDSPWFGALPTLTAAATATTHLRLGTLVTSPNFRHPVTLAKELISLDDISAGRITLGIGAGGNGFDATTLLRSGEAPWTPRERADRFGEFVTLLDALLREPAGKSYEGDFYAATEARNLPGCVQRPRLPFAVAATGPRGLALAARHGQAWVTTGDPKLYEAGSGAQSVEALGRQMGGLGRACAEAGRDVAELEKVLLTGFTPEFNPGLAAGGGRPFESVDAFVDFAGRHAELGFTEIVIHAPVPADGPGFDAAVPDEKLFEEIATRGAAQLAG, translated from the coding sequence ATCCACCGCTGGCATGAGGGCGGACGCGAACGCTGGCGGCGCGCCGAGGAGCTGGGGTTCCACGCCGCCTACACCTACGACCACCTGTCCTGGCGGGCCTTCCGGGACAGCCCGTGGTTCGGCGCGCTGCCGACGCTCACGGCAGCCGCGACAGCCACCACCCACCTCCGCCTCGGCACGCTCGTCACCTCGCCGAACTTCCGCCACCCGGTCACCCTCGCCAAGGAGCTGATCTCGCTCGACGACATCTCGGCGGGGCGGATCACGCTGGGCATCGGTGCGGGCGGCAACGGCTTCGACGCGACGACGCTGCTGCGGAGTGGCGAGGCGCCGTGGACGCCGCGGGAGCGCGCCGACCGCTTCGGCGAGTTCGTGACCCTGCTCGACGCCTTGTTGCGGGAGCCGGCCGGGAAGTCGTACGAGGGGGACTTCTACGCGGCCACCGAGGCGCGGAATCTGCCCGGCTGCGTGCAGCGGCCCCGCCTGCCGTTCGCCGTCGCCGCCACGGGGCCGCGCGGCCTGGCGCTGGCCGCGCGCCACGGTCAGGCGTGGGTGACCACGGGGGATCCGAAGTTGTACGAGGCGGGCAGCGGCGCGCAGTCGGTCGAGGCCCTTGGGCGGCAAATGGGCGGGCTGGGGCGCGCGTGCGCGGAGGCCGGGCGGGACGTGGCCGAGCTGGAGAAGGTCCTGCTGACCGGATTCACGCCGGAGTTCAACCCGGGTCTCGCCGCGGGCGGGGGTCGGCCGTTCGAGTCCGTCGACGCGTTCGTGGACTTCGCGGGCAGGCATGCGGAGCTGGGGTTCACGGAGATCGTCATCCACGCGCCGGTGCCGGCCGACGGGCCGGGGTTCGATGCGGCGGTGCCGGACGAGAAGCTGTTCGAGGAGATCGCGACGCGGGGCGCGGCCCAGCTGGCCGGCTGA